A stretch of Chitinophagaceae bacterium DNA encodes these proteins:
- a CDS encoding endonuclease: MLKKSTGLLSFLLLAVISFSQTNPTPQTLPFNITSHTGNIPPAGVALHRFGTTAGAIPTTRTLIPGNADLPYNATINSGGWRDEGPNGLSVLASGSQSAGAWVISVNTTGKTNIEVQWTARLILQQTAWDVNVALQYRLGTTGNFIDIGTTSTYSSTGQVAGHSLAFTENLPVAAENQPEVQIRWVYWATAGGSGSRDRIAIDDISIGGGAAPCTEPASQPSNLVLTPTPTTVSGTFDAAIPAANEYLIVRSTAATLASPPADGTFYTTGDPLGGGVVVSSTTSTSFTDINLIPATTYYYFVFAHNNENCSAAPNYLQLNPLTGSIATPALPPCTTPSSAPTNLVLTPSVISVSGSFTAAAGANRYLVVRSLNASLAATPVDGTTYTAGQAFGGGTVVTYTSATSFSSFGLTAGTLYYFFVFSANGDCSGEPFYNITPLTGSTTTLSGNGIPPGYYDAANALTCAPLKTALFNIISANYTQLSYTPGVWNAYQTTDLHRNDANNADIIWDMYSDNPVGPEPYTYTFSVDQCGTYNSESDCYNREHSFPSSWFNDAYPMYSDINHLFPTDGYVNNRRGNQPYGEVSAPTWTSQNGGKLGPNTFPGFSGVVFEPRNEYKGDLARAHLYMATRYQNLVAGWQNNGNANDVLNGTAYPSFDDWDIKLMYKWHTNDPVSQKEIDRNNAVYAIQGNRNPFIDHPEFVYMIWQCTGLLPVTITDFTAQKNNGSVFLKWYATYETNFKQFEVERSVDGSLFHKIGSVKGRNLADYSFIDNSMPAAAIVYYRLKMVDIDGKYSYSKTIPVRLNGNFSNALVYPNPAKGNLVIRLSSPLTEAGSLSVTDLSGRILMQQQVTVSQSSVDLDVSRLPAGRYFIRISNHTELIRQSFVIIK; encoded by the coding sequence ATGCTTAAAAAAAGTACCGGCCTTCTCTCTTTTTTGCTGCTGGCTGTTATCAGTTTTTCTCAAACGAACCCCACACCACAAACGCTGCCATTTAATATTACCAGTCATACCGGCAATATTCCTCCTGCCGGAGTTGCCCTGCATCGTTTTGGCACAACGGCGGGGGCTATTCCCACAACCAGGACACTTATCCCGGGCAATGCAGATCTCCCCTATAATGCAACCATAAATTCAGGTGGCTGGAGGGATGAGGGACCCAACGGTTTGAGTGTGCTGGCATCTGGCAGCCAGTCGGCAGGTGCATGGGTGATCTCTGTAAATACGACCGGGAAGACGAATATTGAAGTGCAGTGGACCGCCCGTTTGATATTGCAGCAGACGGCCTGGGATGTTAATGTTGCTTTGCAATACCGGCTTGGAACCACGGGTAATTTTATTGATATCGGAACCACTTCCACATACAGCAGTACCGGGCAGGTAGCCGGTCACTCTTTGGCTTTTACAGAAAACTTACCTGTAGCAGCAGAGAATCAGCCCGAAGTTCAGATCAGGTGGGTCTATTGGGCAACGGCGGGCGGATCCGGGTCAAGAGACCGGATCGCCATAGACGATATCAGTATTGGCGGGGGTGCTGCCCCCTGCACGGAGCCGGCCAGCCAGCCTTCCAATCTGGTTTTAACACCTACGCCTACAACTGTGAGCGGAACATTTGATGCCGCCATTCCGGCTGCAAACGAATACCTGATCGTTCGAAGTACTGCTGCTACGTTAGCTTCACCGCCTGCTGACGGAACGTTTTATACAACCGGGGATCCTTTGGGCGGCGGAGTTGTTGTTTCCAGCACAACCTCCACTTCTTTTACCGACATTAATTTAATCCCTGCAACTACTTATTACTATTTTGTCTTTGCTCATAATAATGAGAATTGCAGTGCTGCTCCGAATTATCTCCAGCTAAATCCATTAACGGGAAGTATTGCCACTCCCGCACTACCGCCCTGCACCACACCGTCTTCTGCACCCACTAATTTAGTGCTCACTCCAAGCGTTATTTCAGTAAGCGGGAGTTTCACGGCTGCTGCCGGCGCCAACAGGTACCTGGTAGTAAGAAGCTTAAATGCAAGCCTGGCTGCAACCCCTGTTGATGGAACGACCTATACAGCCGGCCAGGCATTTGGCGGAGGTACTGTAGTGACTTATACCTCAGCAACAAGTTTCTCATCATTTGGATTAACAGCCGGAACGCTCTATTATTTCTTTGTTTTTTCTGCCAACGGGGATTGCAGCGGCGAACCATTTTATAACATAACGCCTCTTACCGGAAGTACCACAACCCTCAGTGGCAATGGTATTCCCCCCGGTTATTATGATGCGGCCAATGCCCTAACCTGCGCACCGCTGAAAACGGCTTTATTCAATATCATTTCAGCAAATTATACCCAGTTAAGTTATACACCCGGTGTCTGGAATGCCTATCAAACCACCGACCTGCACCGGAATGATGCCAACAATGCGGATATCATCTGGGATATGTACAGCGACAACCCGGTGGGCCCGGAACCCTATACGTATACCTTCAGCGTTGATCAATGCGGTACGTATAATTCGGAAAGCGATTGTTATAACAGGGAACATTCCTTTCCCTCGTCGTGGTTCAATGATGCCTATCCGATGTATTCAGACATCAATCATTTATTTCCCACCGACGGATATGTGAATAACCGGAGGGGAAATCAGCCTTATGGAGAGGTAAGCGCCCCTACCTGGACATCTCAAAATGGCGGCAAGCTGGGACCAAATACTTTCCCGGGTTTCAGCGGAGTTGTTTTTGAACCAAGAAATGAATACAAGGGCGACCTGGCGAGAGCGCATTTATACATGGCAACAAGATACCAGAACCTGGTGGCAGGATGGCAAAACAACGGGAATGCCAATGATGTACTGAATGGTACTGCCTATCCCTCCTTTGATGACTGGGATATTAAGCTGATGTACAAGTGGCATACAAATGACCCGGTAAGTCAAAAGGAGATCGACCGGAACAATGCGGTGTATGCAATTCAGGGAAACCGGAATCCGTTCATTGATCATCCCGAATTTGTTTATATGATATGGCAATGCACCGGCTTATTGCCCGTAACCATTACTGACTTTACCGCACAAAAAAATAATGGATCCGTATTTTTAAAATGGTATGCCACTTATGAGACCAATTTCAAACAGTTTGAAGTTGAAAGAAGTGTTGACGGTTCCTTGTTTCATAAGATCGGTTCTGTAAAAGGCAGGAACCTGGCAGATTATTCTTTCATTGATAATAGTATGCCAGCTGCAGCCATTGTTTACTACCGCTTAAAAATGGTTGACATCGACGGCAAGTACAGTTACAGCAAAACCATTCCTGTCCGCCTGAATGGGAACTTTTCCAATGCGTTGGTTTATCCCAATCCTGCAAAAGGCAACCTGGTCATCCGGTTATCCAGCCCGCTGACAGAAGCAGGCAGTTTATCCGTTACTGACCTTTCCGGCAGAATTCTTATGCAGCAACAGGTAACCGTGTCACAATCATCTGTTGACCTTGATGTAAGCAGACTTCCTGCAGGCAGGTACTTTATCCGCATCAGCAACCATACTGAACTGATACGACAGTCTTTCGTGATCATTAAATAA
- a CDS encoding 2-oxoglutarate dehydrogenase E1 component codes for MKDFQYITSSHPGYIEGLYNDFVKDPNSVDADMRKFFEGFDFAVTHGAAVNGKATTGNGTAAGVDWMQEIRAYRMILRYRNKGHLLADTNPIRKRKDRGANLEPSYFGFTEADLDRSFHAGELIGLGTTSLRNIIAHLKKCYTGHLGVEFKYVADKEKTDWLTKAIEKTMLEPVLLTQKKRILQKLNEGVMFEKFLHTKYIGQKRFSLEGGETAIAALDAIINTSANNNVEEVVIGMAHRGRLNVLANIMGKTYEQIFSEFEGSSLPDTTMGSGDVKYHLGFGSDVETADGKKIHLKLSPNPSHLEAVDPVVIGFARSKADILYNSDYDKILPILIHGDASVAGQGVVYEVLQMSGLKGYYTGGTIHFVINNQIGFTTDFDDARTADYCTSIAAMVQAPVLHVNGDDAEAVVKASQIATLYRQQFNSDIFIDMVCYRRHGHNEGDEPKFTQPQLYAIIEKHLNPREVYTQFLMQNGEPEAQALAREMEQKFLADLQERLDEVKQNPLPYTYQPPELVWKSLRKATSDDFDASPVTAIGTEMFQQLFEGMMKWPADFKPLRKVEKLIQDKLKLFHDEKKVDWATAELMAYGSLLVEGKDVRMSGQDVKRGTFSHRHAVIYDENTNKGYNRLNHFTETQSPFRIYNSLLSEYAVLGFEYGYSMANPNALVIWEAQFGDFCNGAQTIVDQFIAAAETKWQRMNGVVMLLPHGYEGQGPEHSSARMERFLQMCAELNFVVTNVTTAANFFHLLRRQLAWPFRKPLVNFSPKANLRHIGSYSTMNEFTNGGFKEVLDDSSAGDAASVKKVLLCSGKIYFDLAERKQKENRNDVAIVRMEQVHPLPQKQLDALYKKYSKAIWYWVQEEPLNMGAATFLRMNLKNINFYIISRQPGAATATGFSKIHAKEQAQIVDTAFSI; via the coding sequence ATGAAGGATTTCCAGTACATCACCAGTTCCCATCCCGGCTATATCGAAGGTTTATATAATGATTTTGTAAAGGACCCCAACAGCGTGGATGCGGATATGCGTAAATTTTTCGAGGGCTTCGACTTTGCCGTTACCCATGGGGCTGCAGTAAATGGAAAGGCCACTACGGGTAATGGTACGGCTGCCGGGGTAGACTGGATGCAGGAGATCAGGGCTTACCGCATGATATTGCGATACCGGAACAAGGGCCATTTATTGGCTGATACCAACCCGATCCGCAAACGGAAAGACCGGGGCGCCAACCTGGAGCCTTCGTACTTTGGTTTTACCGAGGCAGACCTGGACAGATCTTTTCATGCAGGCGAATTGATCGGCCTGGGAACGACAAGCCTGCGAAATATCATCGCCCATTTAAAAAAATGTTATACCGGGCATCTGGGAGTTGAATTCAAATATGTAGCGGATAAGGAAAAGACAGACTGGCTCACTAAAGCTATTGAAAAAACAATGCTGGAACCGGTTCTGCTCACCCAGAAAAAACGCATTCTCCAGAAACTCAATGAAGGAGTGATGTTTGAAAAGTTCCTGCATACAAAATACATCGGGCAGAAAAGATTTTCACTGGAAGGGGGGGAAACAGCCATTGCTGCATTGGATGCGATCATCAATACTTCCGCCAATAATAATGTGGAAGAAGTAGTGATCGGCATGGCACACCGGGGAAGGCTGAATGTACTGGCCAACATCATGGGAAAGACCTATGAACAGATATTCAGTGAATTCGAAGGCTCCAGCCTGCCCGATACGACCATGGGCAGTGGTGATGTGAAATATCACCTGGGTTTTGGCAGTGATGTGGAAACGGCGGATGGTAAAAAGATACATTTAAAACTCAGCCCCAACCCATCACACCTGGAAGCCGTTGACCCGGTGGTGATCGGTTTTGCAAGAAGCAAGGCGGATATTCTATACAACAGCGATTACGATAAGATACTTCCCATCCTTATCCATGGCGACGCATCGGTTGCCGGGCAGGGAGTAGTGTATGAAGTGCTGCAGATGAGCGGGCTGAAAGGATATTATACCGGCGGAACGATCCATTTCGTGATCAACAACCAGATCGGGTTCACGACAGATTTTGATGATGCAAGAACCGCCGATTATTGTACAAGCATTGCTGCCATGGTACAGGCGCCGGTACTTCATGTTAATGGCGATGATGCAGAAGCCGTGGTAAAAGCAAGCCAGATAGCAACCTTATACCGCCAGCAATTCAACAGCGACATTTTCATTGACATGGTTTGCTACCGCCGGCATGGTCATAATGAAGGCGATGAACCCAAATTCACCCAGCCGCAATTGTATGCGATTATTGAAAAACACCTGAACCCAAGAGAGGTCTATACACAGTTCTTAATGCAGAACGGGGAGCCGGAAGCACAGGCCCTGGCCAGGGAAATGGAACAGAAATTCCTGGCCGACCTGCAGGAACGCCTGGATGAAGTGAAACAAAACCCGCTGCCGTATACCTACCAGCCACCGGAATTGGTCTGGAAAAGTTTGCGTAAGGCAACGTCAGATGATTTTGATGCTTCTCCTGTAACGGCGATCGGGACTGAAATGTTTCAACAGCTTTTTGAGGGCATGATGAAATGGCCGGCCGATTTTAAGCCGCTTCGTAAAGTGGAAAAACTGATCCAGGATAAACTGAAGCTGTTCCATGATGAAAAGAAAGTGGATTGGGCTACCGCAGAGCTGATGGCTTATGGCAGTTTGCTGGTGGAAGGCAAAGATGTACGCATGAGCGGGCAGGATGTTAAGCGTGGCACATTCAGTCACCGCCATGCGGTGATCTATGATGAGAATACGAATAAGGGCTACAACCGGCTGAATCATTTTACCGAAACACAATCTCCCTTCCGCATTTATAATTCGCTGTTGAGTGAATACGCGGTGCTGGGCTTTGAATATGGATATTCCATGGCGAATCCAAATGCCCTGGTAATATGGGAAGCACAGTTCGGGGATTTCTGCAACGGTGCACAAACCATCGTTGATCAGTTCATTGCTGCAGCCGAAACCAAGTGGCAACGGATGAATGGCGTTGTAATGTTATTACCACATGGGTACGAAGGGCAGGGGCCCGAGCACAGCAGTGCCCGTATGGAGCGCTTTTTACAAATGTGTGCCGAACTGAATTTCGTGGTGACCAATGTTACTACTGCTGCCAACTTTTTCCATCTGTTGAGACGGCAACTGGCATGGCCTTTCCGCAAGCCGTTGGTTAATTTCTCTCCAAAGGCCAACCTGCGCCATATTGGTAGTTACAGCACCATGAATGAATTTACCAATGGGGGATTCAAAGAAGTGCTGGACGACAGCAGCGCAGGCGATGCCGCATCGGTAAAGAAGGTGTTGCTTTGCAGCGGAAAAATTTATTTTGACCTGGCAGAGCGTAAGCAGAAAGAAAACCGGAATGACGTAGCCATTGTACGGATGGAACAGGTACATCCGTTACCGCAAAAGCAACTAGATGCCCTGTATAAGAAATACAGCAAGGCCATCTGGTACTGGGTGCAGGAAGAGCCGCTGAACATGGGTGCCGCCACTTTCTTACGGATGAACCTGAAGAACATCAATTTCTATATCATCAGCCGCCAGCCAGGTGCCGCCACGGCAACCGGGTTCAGTAAGATACATGCAAAGGAACAGGCACAGATCGTAGATACGGCATTCAGTATTTAA
- a CDS encoding M14 family metallopeptidase has protein sequence MRKLIILSFFISFFSQINAQQCPFEKSNGTESATYFEAIEWYKDLDKASTQVLVKEMGMTDAGYPLHLVLVSNDGKFDAAQWHKQNKAVILINNGIHPGEPDGIDASMMLVRDIVSKKINLPDNVALALIPVYNIGGCLNRNSYSRANQNGPLEYGFRGNAQNLDLNRDFTKCDSKEARSFAQTFHGLDPDILIDNHVSDGADYQHTMTLLTTQYDKLGADLGGWLKDDFEPQLYKGMAEKNWDMVPYVSFETASPDRGMVMFFDPPRYSSGYAALFQTIGFVPETHMLKPFKDRVLSTYAFMQTVLERSSANATGLIAQRKKAKAEVIKTKSWPFKWTVDTSKYSFVGFKGYEQAFKPSDATGVNRMYYDRSKPFTKQVRFFNAFNPADFINRPDAYIIPQGWSAVVDLLKLNNVTVKQFPRDTVIEVEAYRIEDYRSAPRPYEKHHKNSAVKTSVKKQKIKFLKGDYLIPLDQPANRYLVEMLEPTGDDSFFAWNFFDAILQQKEGYSDYRWDDLAAEVLKNDPALKTRLEEKKAADPKFAANGSAQLDFIYKNSPYYEPGHNRYPVYRLN, from the coding sequence ATGAGAAAGCTCATCATTCTTTCCTTCTTCATTTCCTTTTTCTCGCAAATAAATGCCCAGCAGTGCCCCTTTGAAAAAAGCAATGGCACCGAGAGCGCTACTTATTTTGAGGCCATTGAATGGTATAAAGATCTGGACAAGGCTTCCACACAGGTACTTGTGAAGGAAATGGGAATGACCGATGCAGGCTATCCCCTGCACCTGGTATTGGTAAGTAATGACGGGAAGTTCGATGCCGCACAATGGCATAAGCAAAACAAAGCAGTCATTCTGATCAACAACGGCATTCATCCCGGGGAGCCGGATGGCATTGATGCCAGCATGATGCTGGTAAGGGACATCGTTTCAAAAAAAATAAATCTGCCGGATAATGTTGCCCTGGCCCTGATACCGGTTTACAATATCGGCGGTTGCCTTAACCGGAATTCCTATTCCCGGGCAAATCAGAATGGACCGTTGGAATATGGTTTCCGTGGCAATGCACAAAACCTTGACCTGAACAGGGATTTCACCAAATGCGACAGTAAAGAAGCAAGATCATTTGCACAGACCTTTCATGGGCTGGATCCCGATATATTAATTGATAACCACGTAAGCGACGGTGCAGATTACCAGCACACCATGACCTTATTGACCACGCAGTATGATAAACTGGGAGCTGACCTGGGCGGATGGCTGAAAGATGATTTTGAACCGCAGTTGTACAAAGGCATGGCCGAAAAGAACTGGGATATGGTTCCCTATGTAAGTTTTGAAACCGCCAGTCCAGACAGGGGGATGGTCATGTTCTTCGATCCGCCGCGTTATTCATCGGGGTATGCTGCGTTGTTTCAAACCATCGGGTTTGTTCCGGAAACACACATGCTTAAACCATTTAAAGACCGCGTGCTTTCCACCTATGCTTTTATGCAAACCGTACTGGAAAGATCATCAGCCAACGCAACCGGGTTGATTGCACAACGCAAAAAAGCAAAAGCAGAAGTCATAAAAACAAAATCATGGCCGTTCAAATGGACGGTGGATACTTCAAAATATTCCTTTGTTGGTTTTAAAGGATATGAACAGGCGTTCAAACCCAGTGATGCCACCGGTGTTAACAGGATGTATTACGACCGCAGCAAACCTTTTACCAAACAGGTCAGGTTCTTCAACGCATTCAATCCCGCTGATTTTATAAACAGGCCGGATGCCTATATCATACCGCAGGGATGGAGCGCTGTGGTGGACCTGCTTAAACTCAATAACGTGACCGTTAAGCAATTCCCCAGGGATACGGTCATAGAAGTAGAAGCATACAGGATCGAGGATTACAGATCCGCTCCCCGTCCTTATGAAAAACATCATAAGAATTCGGCTGTGAAAACATCTGTTAAAAAGCAGAAGATAAAATTCCTTAAGGGAGATTATCTTATTCCCCTGGATCAACCGGCAAACCGTTATCTGGTTGAGATGCTGGAACCCACCGGTGATGACAGTTTCTTTGCCTGGAATTTTTTTGATGCCATCCTGCAGCAAAAAGAAGGATACAGTGATTACCGGTGGGATGACCTGGCTGCCGAAGTATTGAAAAATGATCCGGCCCTCAAAACCAGGCTGGAAGAGAAAAAAGCGGCAGATCCAAAATTTGCCGCCAATGGTTCTGCCCAATTAGACTTCATATATAAAAATTCGCCCTATTACGAACCGGGGCATAACAGGTACCCGGTGTACAGGCTGAATTGA
- a CDS encoding paraquat-inducible protein A, with amino-acid sequence MNRYLLLVLHTGSLVLLGFGWVLDVLQIDISVQFFARVNLFNEKRSVLGMLQKLWSDKSYWPFVLIFVFGIIIPVLKSALLYYIILVKNHNIKWRHLVSAISKWAMADVFAISIFVAFLGANAMQNTKAILEPGFYYFSGYVLLSGIVAMLCAKMLDNSTAQTA; translated from the coding sequence ATGAACAGGTATCTTTTACTGGTTTTACATACCGGATCACTGGTATTGCTGGGGTTTGGCTGGGTACTTGACGTCCTCCAGATCGATATTTCCGTTCAGTTTTTTGCCAGGGTCAACCTTTTCAACGAGAAACGCAGTGTGCTGGGCATGCTGCAAAAGCTTTGGAGCGACAAAAGCTACTGGCCTTTTGTCCTGATCTTTGTATTTGGCATCATCATCCCGGTCCTGAAATCTGCCCTTCTTTACTACATCATATTGGTTAAGAACCACAATATCAAATGGCGGCACCTGGTAAGCGCCATCAGTAAATGGGCCATGGCCGATGTTTTTGCCATCAGCATCTTTGTTGCATTCCTGGGCGCCAATGCCATGCAGAACACGAAGGCAATCCTGGAACCCGGCTTCTATTATTTTTCCGGCTATGTTCTGCTGAGCGGAATAGTAGCCATGTTGTGCGCAAAAATGCTGGATAATTCCACCGCACAAACCGCATAA
- the pdeM gene encoding ligase-associated DNA damage response endonuclease PdeM — protein MPAFIKHTIHNNDLILHSNRTVFWEQEKALILSDLHIGKTGHFRKSGIPIPPSVTKEDMQRLVDSIQFFKPKQLIIVGDLFHSIENKEHDWFLKWRNDFPHVDFLLVKGNHDIIAGEWYRNAGIEVALQLWQKNDFIFVHHIEDLAEAELKNNYCFSGHIHPAVSIRGLGKQSLRFPCFYFTENYAVLPAFGKFTGTYLVEPSKKEKPLRLLTTA, from the coding sequence ATGCCGGCATTTATAAAACATACTATCCACAACAATGATCTTATCCTTCACAGCAACCGTACGGTTTTTTGGGAGCAGGAGAAGGCATTGATATTATCCGACCTGCACATTGGCAAGACAGGCCATTTCCGAAAGAGCGGCATTCCCATCCCTCCTTCGGTTACCAAAGAAGATATGCAGCGGCTGGTAGACAGTATCCAGTTCTTCAAACCAAAACAACTGATCATTGTAGGCGACCTGTTTCACAGCATTGAGAATAAAGAACACGACTGGTTCTTAAAATGGCGGAATGATTTCCCGCATGTTGATTTCCTGCTGGTAAAAGGAAATCATGATATCATTGCCGGCGAGTGGTACAGGAATGCAGGCATTGAAGTGGCCCTGCAGCTTTGGCAAAAAAATGATTTCATCTTTGTGCATCACATTGAAGACCTGGCAGAAGCTGAACTGAAGAACAATTATTGCTTCAGCGGGCATATCCACCCGGCGGTAAGCATCAGGGGATTGGGTAAACAGTCCCTACGCTTTCCCTGCTTTTATTTTACAGAAAACTATGCCGTACTGCCTGCCTTTGGAAAATTTACCGGAACATACCTGGTAGAACCATCAAAAAAAGAAAAGCCTTTGCGGTTGTTAACAACAGCGTGA
- a CDS encoding 30S ribosomal protein S20: MANHSATKKDVRQSKKRNERNRYYGKTTRNAIRDLKAADKKTATGELPKVASMIDKLAKRGTIHKNKAANLKSKLARRVNAQAK, from the coding sequence ATGGCAAACCATTCAGCTACCAAGAAAGATGTACGTCAGAGCAAAAAGCGTAACGAACGTAACCGTTATTACGGTAAAACCACCCGTAACGCCATCCGTGATTTAAAAGCTGCCGATAAAAAGACCGCAACCGGTGAACTCCCTAAAGTTGCTTCCATGATCGATAAACTGGCCAAGCGTGGTACCATCCACAAGAACAAAGCTGCCAATCTAAAGAGCAAACTGGCCAGGCGAGTGAATGCGCAGGCAAAATAA
- the rpsF gene encoding 30S ribosomal protein S6, which produces MNNYELMVIFTPVLSDEEFKAAQKKYADLVTENGGEVLHLNPWGLKSLAYPIAKKTTGLYWVMEYKAPSSFNEKLKIQLLRDESQMRHMFTALDKYAVEYNVKKRSGVKHSEPEKAEA; this is translated from the coding sequence ATGAACAACTACGAATTGATGGTGATTTTTACCCCTGTGCTGTCTGACGAAGAATTTAAAGCCGCTCAGAAAAAATATGCCGACCTCGTTACAGAAAACGGAGGTGAGGTATTGCACTTGAATCCCTGGGGACTAAAATCGCTGGCCTATCCCATTGCCAAAAAAACAACCGGTTTGTATTGGGTAATGGAGTATAAAGCGCCATCCAGCTTCAATGAAAAGTTGAAAATTCAACTTTTACGTGACGAATCACAGATGCGTCACATGTTCACTGCACTCGACAAATACGCCGTTGAGTACAATGTAAAAAAGAGAAGTGGCGTAAAACATTCTGAACCAGAAAAAGCGGAGGCATAA